The Oncorhynchus clarkii lewisi isolate Uvic-CL-2024 chromosome 29, UVic_Ocla_1.0, whole genome shotgun sequence genome contains a region encoding:
- the LOC139388052 gene encoding phosphatidylserine decarboxylase proenzyme, mitochondrial-like isoform X6, which translates to MTPRLQFPQLALRRRLGQLSCMSRPVLRLRSWPLSFLYYFLTFGALKPLAKVGWRPTSRVALYKTIPTRLLSRAWGRLNQVELPTWLRKPVYSLYIWTFGVNMQEAAVEDLIQYRNLGEFFRRKLKPAVRPVCNSHCVISPADGKILHFGRVRNCEVEQVKGVTYSLETFLGPHTWAEAINCTIKPSNEEDPSSFQDLLVTKEGNELFHCVVYLAPGDYHCFHSPTDWRVAHRRHFPGSLMSVNPGVARWIKELFCHNERVVLSGEWTHGFFSLTAVGATNVGSIRIYFDKELRTNSPRYSKGSYNDFSYLSNNNQEGVSMRKGEHLGEFNLGSTIVLLFEAPHDFTFNLKAGQKIRYGEPLGTM; encoded by the exons GTTGCAGTTCCCTCAGTTGGCCTTGCGGCGTCGTCTTGGCCAGTTGAGCTGCATGTCCCGGCCCGTCTTGCGGCTGCGCTCATGGCCGCTCAGCTTCCTCTACTACTTCCTGACCTTCGGCGCACTCAAGCCCCTGGCCAAGGTTGGCTGGAGACCAACAAGCAGG GTTGCTCTGTACAAGACCATCCCAACACGGCTGCTGTCTCGGGCCTGGGGTCGCCTGAACCAGGTGGAACTACCGACCTGGCTGAGAAAGCCAGTCTACAGTCTGTATATCTGGACGTTTGGTGTCAACATGCAGGAGGCGGCTGTGGAAGACCTAATTCAGTACAGGAACCTGGGAGAGTTCTTTAGACGGAAACTCAAACCGGCTGTCCGGCCCGTGTGCAACTCGCACTgcgtg ATCAGCCCAGCAGACGGGAAGATCCTGCACTTTGGGCGGGTGCGGAACTGTGAGGTGGAGCAAGTCAAAGGTGTCACCTACTCTTTGGAGACCTTCCTGGGACCCCACACCTGGGCTGAGGCCATCAACTGCACCATCAAGCCATCAA ATGAAGAGGACCCCAGCTCATTCCAGGACCTGCTGGTGACTAAAGAGGGGAATGAGCTGTTCCACTGTGTGGTGTACTTGGCTCCAGGAGACTACCACTGCTTCCACTCCCCCACAGACTGGAGGGTGGCCCACAGAAGACACTTCCCTG GCTCTCTGATGTCAGTGAACCCTGGCGTGGCTCGCTGGATCAAAGAACTGTTCTGCCATAATGAGAGAGTTGTGCTGAGCGGAGAGTGGACGCACGGCTTCTTCTCCCTCACTGCTGTAGGAGCCACCAATGTGGGCTCCATACGCATCTACTTTGACAAG GAGCTTCGGACCAACAGCCCGCGCTACAGCAAAGGCTCATACAACGACTTCAGCTACTTGTCTAACAACAACCAGGAGGGCGTGAGCATGAGGAAAGGGGAGCACCTGGGAGAGTTCAACCTGGGCTCCACCATCGTCCTGCTCTTCGAGGCTCCGCACGACTTCACCTTCAACCTGAAGGCCGGCCAGAAGATCCGCTACGGAGAACCCCTGGGGACTATGTGA
- the LOC139388052 gene encoding phosphatidylserine decarboxylase proenzyme, mitochondrial-like isoform X7, giving the protein MSRPVLRLRSWPLSFLYYFLTFGALKPLAKVGWRPTSRVALYKTIPTRLLSRAWGRLNQVELPTWLRKPVYSLYIWTFGVNMQEAAVEDLIQYRNLGEFFRRKLKPAVRPVCNSHCVISPADGKILHFGRVRNCEVEQVKGVTYSLETFLGPHTWAEAINCTIKPSNEEDPSSFQDLLVTKEGNELFHCVVYLAPGDYHCFHSPTDWRVAHRRHFPGSLMSVNPGVARWIKELFCHNERVVLSGEWTHGFFSLTAVGATNVGSIRIYFDKELRTNSPRYSKGSYNDFSYLSNNNQEGVSMRKGEHLGEFNLGSTIVLLFEAPHDFTFNLKAGQKIRYGEPLGTM; this is encoded by the exons ATGTCCCGGCCCGTCTTGCGGCTGCGCTCATGGCCGCTCAGCTTCCTCTACTACTTCCTGACCTTCGGCGCACTCAAGCCCCTGGCCAAGGTTGGCTGGAGACCAACAAGCAGG GTTGCTCTGTACAAGACCATCCCAACACGGCTGCTGTCTCGGGCCTGGGGTCGCCTGAACCAGGTGGAACTACCGACCTGGCTGAGAAAGCCAGTCTACAGTCTGTATATCTGGACGTTTGGTGTCAACATGCAGGAGGCGGCTGTGGAAGACCTAATTCAGTACAGGAACCTGGGAGAGTTCTTTAGACGGAAACTCAAACCGGCTGTCCGGCCCGTGTGCAACTCGCACTgcgtg ATCAGCCCAGCAGACGGGAAGATCCTGCACTTTGGGCGGGTGCGGAACTGTGAGGTGGAGCAAGTCAAAGGTGTCACCTACTCTTTGGAGACCTTCCTGGGACCCCACACCTGGGCTGAGGCCATCAACTGCACCATCAAGCCATCAA ATGAAGAGGACCCCAGCTCATTCCAGGACCTGCTGGTGACTAAAGAGGGGAATGAGCTGTTCCACTGTGTGGTGTACTTGGCTCCAGGAGACTACCACTGCTTCCACTCCCCCACAGACTGGAGGGTGGCCCACAGAAGACACTTCCCTG GCTCTCTGATGTCAGTGAACCCTGGCGTGGCTCGCTGGATCAAAGAACTGTTCTGCCATAATGAGAGAGTTGTGCTGAGCGGAGAGTGGACGCACGGCTTCTTCTCCCTCACTGCTGTAGGAGCCACCAATGTGGGCTCCATACGCATCTACTTTGACAAG GAGCTTCGGACCAACAGCCCGCGCTACAGCAAAGGCTCATACAACGACTTCAGCTACTTGTCTAACAACAACCAGGAGGGCGTGAGCATGAGGAAAGGGGAGCACCTGGGAGAGTTCAACCTGGGCTCCACCATCGTCCTGCTCTTCGAGGCTCCGCACGACTTCACCTTCAACCTGAAGGCCGGCCAGAAGATCCGCTACGGAGAACCCCTGGGGACTATGTGA
- the LOC139388052 gene encoding phosphatidylserine decarboxylase proenzyme, mitochondrial-like isoform X1, with the protein MVRCCRSLHSPPSCYNLHRVRVDVRRLRTISSTGAAGEQRGSNDGNVSGRGAQALSHRNRFRLQFPQLALRRRLGQLSCMSRPVLRLRSWPLSFLYYFLTFGALKPLAKVGWRPTSRVALYKTIPTRLLSRAWGRLNQVELPTWLRKPVYSLYIWTFGVNMQEAAVEDLIQYRNLGEFFRRKLKPAVRPVCNSHCVISPADGKILHFGRVRNCEVEQVKGVTYSLETFLGPHTWAEAINCTIKPSNEEDPSSFQDLLVTKEGNELFHCVVYLAPGDYHCFHSPTDWRVAHRRHFPGSLMSVNPGVARWIKELFCHNERVVLSGEWTHGFFSLTAVGATNVGSIRIYFDKELRTNSPRYSKGSYNDFSYLSNNNQEGVSMRKGEHLGEFNLGSTIVLLFEAPHDFTFNLKAGQKIRYGEPLGTM; encoded by the exons ATGGTGAGATGCTGCAGGTCTTTGCATAGCCCTCCATCTTGCTACAATCTCCACAGAGTTAGGGTTGATGTGCGCCGGCTCCGGACGATCAGCTCCACAGGAGCTGCCGGGGAGCAGAGGGGAAGCAACGACGGCAACGTCTCAGGCCGCGGGGCCCAAGCACTCAGCCACAGGAACCGATTCAG GTTGCAGTTCCCTCAGTTGGCCTTGCGGCGTCGTCTTGGCCAGTTGAGCTGCATGTCCCGGCCCGTCTTGCGGCTGCGCTCATGGCCGCTCAGCTTCCTCTACTACTTCCTGACCTTCGGCGCACTCAAGCCCCTGGCCAAGGTTGGCTGGAGACCAACAAGCAGG GTTGCTCTGTACAAGACCATCCCAACACGGCTGCTGTCTCGGGCCTGGGGTCGCCTGAACCAGGTGGAACTACCGACCTGGCTGAGAAAGCCAGTCTACAGTCTGTATATCTGGACGTTTGGTGTCAACATGCAGGAGGCGGCTGTGGAAGACCTAATTCAGTACAGGAACCTGGGAGAGTTCTTTAGACGGAAACTCAAACCGGCTGTCCGGCCCGTGTGCAACTCGCACTgcgtg ATCAGCCCAGCAGACGGGAAGATCCTGCACTTTGGGCGGGTGCGGAACTGTGAGGTGGAGCAAGTCAAAGGTGTCACCTACTCTTTGGAGACCTTCCTGGGACCCCACACCTGGGCTGAGGCCATCAACTGCACCATCAAGCCATCAA ATGAAGAGGACCCCAGCTCATTCCAGGACCTGCTGGTGACTAAAGAGGGGAATGAGCTGTTCCACTGTGTGGTGTACTTGGCTCCAGGAGACTACCACTGCTTCCACTCCCCCACAGACTGGAGGGTGGCCCACAGAAGACACTTCCCTG GCTCTCTGATGTCAGTGAACCCTGGCGTGGCTCGCTGGATCAAAGAACTGTTCTGCCATAATGAGAGAGTTGTGCTGAGCGGAGAGTGGACGCACGGCTTCTTCTCCCTCACTGCTGTAGGAGCCACCAATGTGGGCTCCATACGCATCTACTTTGACAAG GAGCTTCGGACCAACAGCCCGCGCTACAGCAAAGGCTCATACAACGACTTCAGCTACTTGTCTAACAACAACCAGGAGGGCGTGAGCATGAGGAAAGGGGAGCACCTGGGAGAGTTCAACCTGGGCTCCACCATCGTCCTGCTCTTCGAGGCTCCGCACGACTTCACCTTCAACCTGAAGGCCGGCCAGAAGATCCGCTACGGAGAACCCCTGGGGACTATGTGA